Genomic window (Candidatus Zixiibacteriota bacterium):
ATCTTCTAACAACAAAAATGTACGCAAATCGCTTGACATTGTCGCCAATCTTGTCGATACTTATTATGTGCGTATGCACATAATGGATTGAGTATGCCACGACCCAAGAAATGGCGCTGTTGCCGCCGCTACGAAGCTGATCGCGTTTACAAGCCGCAAGGAATTCCACTGCGGGAGCTGGCCACAACCGAGTTGACCCTCGACCAGTTCGAGGCGTTGCGGCTGTGCGATGTTGAGGGTCTGGAGCAGGAGGCGGCGGGAGAACGACTGGGCGTGTCGCGCGGAACCGTACAACGCCTGCTCTATACAGCGCGCAAGCTGTTAATCGCGGCAATTCTCAACAATGAAGCGGTTGTTATCAACCTGAGAGAAAGTGAGTCTTGTCATGTTGACATGCATCCCCACCAATGGCAGTGCCGGTCGCGACGAC
Coding sequences:
- a CDS encoding DUF134 domain-containing protein, encoding MPRPKKWRCCRRYEADRVYKPQGIPLRELATTELTLDQFEALRLCDVEGLEQEAAGERLGVSRGTVQRLLYTARKLLIAAILNNEAVVINLRESESCHVDMHPHQWQCRSRRHGL